In one window of Leptospira sp. WS92.C1 DNA:
- a CDS encoding DUF2889 domain-containing protein, giving the protein MSMLQELKDRIRFRNTDFQRNYESRYYWFPEESPPFCVIEVNQYDPYHDMTLYLEVDLTTLKIVKAGVEEKRVPYETCPAAIKTYEYLVGEEMSYHKLMNRFPADKTLGCLHINELIQNAAMNFHSAYAFYLKERNFPAQFDEYKMYDGDLPAKERREIGRHWWMKDRGVKNSCYSFSSRHEKPELKDQVKHLDSITAMMVKEFKKSKKDGS; this is encoded by the coding sequence ATGAGCATGTTGCAGGAACTCAAAGATAGAATCCGTTTTAGAAATACGGATTTTCAAAGAAATTATGAAAGCAGATATTATTGGTTTCCGGAAGAATCGCCTCCGTTCTGCGTGATTGAAGTCAATCAATACGACCCATATCACGATATGACCCTCTATCTCGAAGTGGATTTAACCACTCTCAAAATTGTAAAAGCAGGAGTGGAGGAAAAAAGAGTTCCTTACGAAACCTGTCCGGCCGCAATCAAAACCTACGAATATTTGGTGGGCGAAGAGATGTCTTATCATAAATTGATGAATCGTTTTCCCGCGGACAAAACGTTAGGCTGTCTTCATATCAACGAACTCATCCAAAACGCTGCGATGAACTTTCATTCCGCATATGCGTTTTATCTAAAAGAAAGAAACTTTCCGGCTCAATTCGACGAATACAAAATGTATGACGGAGATCTTCCTGCAAAAGAAAGAAGGGAGATCGGAAGACATTGGTGGATGAAAGACAGAGGGGTTAAAAATTCCTGTTATTCCTTTTCATCCCGTCATGAAAAACCGGAACTCAAAGATCAGGTGAAACATCTTGACAGCATCACTGCGATGATGGTAAAAGAGTTTAAAAAGTCGAAGAAAGATGGATCTTGA
- a CDS encoding SDR family NAD(P)-dependent oxidoreductase has translation MTSFFLEKSFLVTGASSGIGKALVLELIRRGAIVGALARRKELLKELKSEAQFPDKVVSLPGDVSDFSQLKKITEEFRKKVRRIDGMIHSAGISMRALAKETDIKVYESLMKVNFFALVNLYKLLEFELRQNQGHFVAVSSLQGRFATQYRSGYAASKHAVQAFMDSIRLESFESGIHVMTVSPGYVKTDISVKALASDGSAYGIMDEGIKKGLSTDTVAVRILKGIESGKRDVYPSQLRELFAFWISRFSPTLLDKLLNRARVT, from the coding sequence ATGACCTCATTCTTTTTGGAAAAATCGTTTTTAGTAACGGGAGCCAGCTCCGGAATCGGTAAAGCGTTGGTATTAGAGCTCATTCGAAGAGGCGCGATCGTCGGCGCTTTAGCTCGGAGAAAAGAACTACTAAAAGAATTAAAAAGCGAAGCTCAGTTTCCGGATAAAGTTGTTTCGCTTCCCGGAGACGTTTCCGATTTCTCTCAGCTTAAAAAAATCACCGAAGAATTTAGAAAAAAAGTCAGACGCATCGACGGAATGATTCACAGCGCCGGAATTAGCATGCGAGCGCTTGCAAAGGAAACCGATATCAAGGTTTACGAAAGCCTAATGAAAGTTAACTTTTTTGCTTTGGTAAATTTATACAAACTTTTAGAATTCGAGCTGAGACAAAATCAGGGACATTTTGTGGCCGTTTCTTCCTTGCAGGGGAGATTTGCCACCCAGTATCGTTCCGGTTACGCGGCGAGTAAACACGCGGTTCAGGCGTTTATGGATAGCATTCGACTGGAAAGTTTTGAAAGCGGAATACACGTTATGACAGTATCTCCCGGATATGTGAAGACGGATATTTCAGTGAAAGCGTTGGCATCGGACGGCTCTGCTTACGGGATCATGGACGAAGGAATCAAGAAAGGATTGTCGACCGATACGGTTGCGGTCAGAATTTTAAAAGGAATCGAATCCGGAAAAAGAGACGTATATCCCTCTCAGCTTCGGGAACTTTTTGCGTTTTGGATCAGCAGATTCTCTCCAACTCTTTTGGATAAACTCTTAAACAGAGCGCGAGTAACGTAA
- a CDS encoding formylglycine-generating enzyme family protein — protein MIFSKISSYKQILIFLFFFLICLEFSGLLSQDQEDSSLNIRMIPFWKGEVEAVYRGKGKVKIRIRRGSVFYGKAEEEIKAILARKPEYSVLQSNPEKEIGSFAIRQISISYQPATQGKKASEIELFGSFTATAGTPEKLLTAGTYIQDYKQEVAYVEPGAFFTEDRRRTRPAKQRRHPKDGKEMVLVGGGYEQNGELFYESMGFFLHGQGNDASEDSYNPFYFKPERGNLQDISSFYIDKYEVTNQEYSKFLKETNTPVPPHWQNGIYPPGKENHPVTGLTFREAEAYARWTGKRLPTELEWEKAARGTGLTWMVNRDESYSFYPNPLEYPFGNDFDPSLCNTIESKKMDTIAVLDLAKKSASPYGAIGMCGNAAEWTNSDYLPYQGHSLKRTTFGRMHKVIRGGSFSSTKEESTTYHRSFGGIPNLKTDRRAGIRLVWDLPGK, from the coding sequence ATGATCTTTAGCAAAATCTCCTCATACAAACAAATCCTGATTTTTCTTTTTTTCTTTTTGATTTGTTTGGAATTTTCAGGGCTTCTTTCTCAAGACCAAGAAGATTCCTCTCTCAACATAAGAATGATTCCTTTTTGGAAAGGCGAAGTCGAAGCCGTTTATAGGGGAAAGGGAAAAGTAAAAATCCGAATTCGCAGAGGATCCGTTTTTTACGGAAAGGCAGAAGAAGAGATCAAAGCGATCTTAGCAAGAAAACCCGAATATTCCGTATTACAATCTAATCCTGAAAAAGAAATCGGCTCATTTGCAATCCGCCAAATTTCCATTTCGTATCAACCCGCCACTCAGGGAAAAAAAGCTTCCGAGATAGAACTTTTCGGTTCGTTTACGGCCACCGCGGGAACTCCGGAAAAACTGCTCACCGCGGGAACTTACATTCAGGACTACAAACAAGAAGTCGCTTATGTGGAGCCGGGTGCTTTTTTTACGGAAGATCGAAGAAGAACCAGACCGGCAAAACAGCGCAGACATCCCAAAGACGGAAAAGAAATGGTGCTCGTCGGCGGTGGATATGAACAAAACGGAGAATTGTTTTATGAATCGATGGGATTTTTCCTGCACGGTCAGGGAAATGACGCTTCGGAAGACAGTTATAATCCATTCTACTTTAAACCGGAACGCGGAAACCTTCAGGACATTTCCTCCTTTTATATCGACAAATACGAAGTTACCAATCAAGAATATTCAAAATTTCTAAAGGAAACAAACACGCCCGTTCCTCCTCATTGGCAAAACGGAATCTATCCTCCGGGAAAGGAAAATCACCCCGTCACCGGTTTGACCTTTAGAGAAGCGGAAGCCTATGCACGTTGGACTGGAAAACGGCTTCCCACCGAATTGGAATGGGAAAAGGCCGCGAGAGGAACAGGATTAACCTGGATGGTCAATCGAGACGAATCGTATTCCTTTTATCCAAATCCTCTGGAATATCCCTTTGGAAACGACTTTGATCCGAGCCTTTGCAACACGATCGAAAGCAAAAAAATGGACACGATCGCAGTTTTGGATCTCGCCAAAAAATCGGCCAGCCCTTACGGTGCGATCGGAATGTGCGGGAACGCAGCGGAATGGACCAATTCGGATTATCTGCCGTATCAGGGACATTCTCTAAAAAGGACCACGTTTGGAAGAATGCACAAAGTAATTCGGGGCGGCTCGTTCTCTTCCACAAAGGAAGAATCCACAACCTATCATAGATCTTTTGGGGGAATTCCCAATTTGAAAACGGATCGCAGAGCAGGAATTCGTCTCGTCTGGGACCTTCCTGGAAAATAA
- a CDS encoding DEAD/DEAH box helicase: MKKLKFSELNLSTEIQNAIAEMGFEEASPIQSEAIPVILKGKDIIGHAQTGTGKTAAFAIPTIELLEVNKKELQALILCPTRELVIQVSEQFRKLMKYKGNFEVVPIYGGQEIDRQLRALRKNPQIVIGTPGRMMDHMRRGSIRLNEVKMVILDEADEMLDMGFRDDMEIILKDTPADRQTVMFSATMTDDILNMMKRFQKNPQIIDVTHQKLSAPKIEQIYFEIQESAKGEALARLIEHRNIKLALVFCNTKAQVDTLVELLKSRGYFAEGLHGDLNQKQRDKVMNGFRNGTIEILVATDVAGRGIDVNNVEAVFNYDLPRDGEDYVHRIGRTGRAGKKGIAFSFIVGKQIYNLKKIERANGIKIDAGKIPTLDDLEETKIHSYTTKIRGLVDAGHLSEYVNQIERLMGTEYTALDIAAALFKLTIHKESGTFDASVKFEAEQRFDDRKPSRYKSGGGGGYNRDRNYSGKPRSGGPGSGGGGSGSSRSKFGSADRGKKTAGSPAYKGKKK, translated from the coding sequence ATGAAGAAATTAAAGTTTAGCGAACTAAACTTATCCACGGAAATTCAAAACGCGATCGCGGAAATGGGTTTTGAAGAAGCCTCCCCCATTCAATCGGAGGCGATCCCGGTCATTTTAAAGGGAAAAGATATCATCGGCCATGCGCAAACCGGTACGGGTAAAACCGCGGCGTTTGCGATTCCGACGATCGAACTTTTGGAAGTAAATAAAAAAGAGTTACAAGCTCTGATTCTTTGTCCGACTCGGGAGCTCGTGATCCAAGTCAGCGAACAATTCCGCAAATTGATGAAATACAAAGGGAACTTCGAAGTGGTTCCGATTTATGGCGGGCAGGAAATCGACAGACAGCTGAGAGCCCTCAGAAAAAATCCGCAGATTGTAATCGGAACTCCGGGAAGAATGATGGATCACATGAGACGCGGTTCCATCAGACTCAACGAAGTCAAAATGGTGATCCTTGACGAAGCCGACGAAATGTTGGATATGGGATTTAGAGACGATATGGAGATTATCTTAAAAGATACTCCGGCAGATCGTCAGACCGTGATGTTTTCGGCAACGATGACCGACGACATTCTAAATATGATGAAACGATTTCAAAAAAATCCTCAAATCATAGACGTAACTCATCAAAAACTCAGTGCTCCTAAAATCGAACAGATTTATTTTGAAATTCAGGAAAGCGCAAAAGGCGAAGCCCTTGCAAGATTGATCGAACACAGAAACATAAAGTTAGCTCTCGTTTTTTGTAACACCAAAGCTCAAGTGGATACCCTCGTTGAATTGTTAAAATCAAGAGGATACTTTGCGGAAGGACTTCACGGAGATCTCAATCAAAAACAAAGAGATAAAGTGATGAACGGTTTTAGAAACGGAACCATCGAAATCCTCGTAGCAACCGACGTAGCGGGAAGAGGAATCGACGTAAATAACGTAGAAGCGGTTTTTAACTACGATCTTCCGAGAGACGGAGAGGACTATGTTCACCGGATCGGAAGAACCGGAAGAGCCGGTAAAAAAGGAATCGCATTCTCCTTTATCGTGGGAAAACAAATCTACAATCTCAAAAAGATAGAACGTGCAAACGGAATCAAAATCGACGCCGGAAAAATTCCTACGTTAGACGATCTCGAAGAAACCAAAATTCATTCCTATACGACGAAAATTCGCGGCCTTGTAGACGCGGGTCATTTGAGCGAATACGTAAATCAGATCGAAAGATTGATGGGAACCGAATACACGGCCCTCGATATCGCGGCCGCGCTTTTTAAACTCACGATCCACAAAGAAAGCGGAACTTTTGACGCCAGCGTAAAATTCGAAGCGGAACAACGTTTTGACGATCGTAAACCTTCTCGATACAAATCGGGAGGAGGCGGTGGATACAATCGGGACAGAAATTATTCGGGCAAACCGAGATCCGGCGGACCGGGAAGCGGAGGAGGAGGATCCGGTTCTTCTCGCTCTAAGTTTGGAAGCGCGGATCGAGGTAAAAAAACAGCAGGCTCTCCTGCTTACAAGGGAAAGAAAAAGTAA
- a CDS encoding (2Fe-2S)-binding protein, translating into MKPRFRRSKKDPESHKSNESNGKILNPDGIVFATGTTPNLQLEKTAGLHCNQGLVVDPYLRTNDPDIYAIGEVAEHSSGLYGTTGATEDQAKVAAHHIYGYAFDFYKGSVHTNLLKIPKPDLVSLRLADTPMDLSEDNFGKYEEIVFLDRKKRKYKKCIIKADKLVGVILIGDKSDLIEFKNLISSGIELGDTREQLLSGDSSAKKPVLGKLICACNEVGEENLCEEIRNGIKTLEELGKTTEAGTGCGSCRPEVSKILKSNLAMSKQEFAFSRV; encoded by the coding sequence TTGAAGCCGAGATTTCGAAGATCAAAAAAGGATCCGGAGTCGCACAAGTCAAACGAAAGCAACGGAAAAATTCTCAACCCGGACGGGATCGTCTTTGCAACCGGCACAACCCCCAATCTTCAGCTCGAAAAAACTGCGGGTCTTCATTGCAATCAAGGTTTGGTCGTGGATCCGTATTTAAGAACCAATGATCCGGATATCTATGCAATCGGAGAAGTGGCGGAACATTCGTCCGGTCTTTACGGAACGACAGGCGCCACCGAAGATCAGGCCAAGGTTGCTGCTCATCATATCTACGGATACGCATTCGATTTTTACAAAGGATCCGTTCATACCAACCTTCTCAAAATTCCCAAACCGGATCTTGTGTCTCTTCGATTGGCGGATACTCCGATGGATCTTTCCGAGGACAACTTCGGAAAATACGAAGAGATCGTATTTTTAGACCGCAAAAAAAGAAAATATAAGAAATGTATTATAAAGGCGGATAAACTTGTTGGAGTAATTTTGATCGGGGACAAATCCGATCTTATAGAATTTAAAAATTTGATTTCAAGCGGAATCGAACTCGGTGACACAAGAGAACAACTGTTATCCGGAGATTCTTCCGCAAAAAAACCGGTATTAGGAAAACTTATCTGTGCCTGCAACGAGGTCGGAGAAGAAAATCTCTGTGAGGAAATTCGCAATGGAATCAAAACCCTCGAGGAACTCGGAAAAACAACGGAAGCGGGAACCGGATGTGGGAGCTGTCGTCCCGAAGTTTCCAAAATCCTCAAATCAAATTTAGCTATGAGTAAACAAGAATTTGCTTTCTCCCGAGTTTAG
- the nirD gene encoding nitrite reductase small subunit NirD produces the protein MQTSFEEKVWAKIVPISEFSQDGGTCAKIGDEQIAIFHFQQEDEWFACENRCPHTGDMVLSRGLTGDFQGEPKVACPLHKRSFSLKTGKCISDETYSVRTFPIKVEEGVVYVAVDSSTVAKE, from the coding sequence ATGCAAACGTCATTTGAAGAAAAAGTATGGGCCAAAATCGTGCCGATTTCCGAATTTTCGCAGGATGGCGGAACTTGCGCTAAAATCGGGGATGAACAAATTGCAATTTTTCATTTCCAACAAGAAGATGAATGGTTTGCTTGTGAGAATCGCTGTCCTCATACGGGTGATATGGTTTTATCCAGAGGACTTACCGGGGATTTCCAAGGGGAACCAAAGGTAGCCTGTCCGCTGCATAAGAGATCTTTCTCTCTCAAAACGGGAAAATGTATCTCCGACGAAACGTATTCGGTTCGCACCTTTCCGATAAAGGTGGAAGAAGGAGTCGTTTATGTCGCGGTTGATTCTTCCACGGTAGCGAAAGAATGA
- a CDS encoding GTP 3',8-cyclase MoaA, which yields MIRDGFGRSFQTLRISLLNRCNFACTYCVDEDSRLVEKKEILQVEEWIRLVSELHSFLNLKKVRLTGGEPTLYPGLNSLVKKLKDIGIPEVSLTTNGSNLSKQAFDLKKAGLDSVNISLDGITPESFHTMSRRSAFKQTLSGIDIAVSSGLNVRINCTLVREKNEDQIIPILEYSWNKGVLPRFLELMKMGYLQKTNEIPILTQDEILNRIESEYGTLIPQVRKISSTANYWNTSEGNSFGIIANESAPFCKDCDRLRLDSQGNLYGCLSSATGFPLFQLREQGIDMEQVLILALRQKQEVRFKGSDLTMMAIGG from the coding sequence ATGATACGCGACGGTTTTGGTAGGAGTTTTCAAACTCTTAGAATCAGCCTTCTGAACCGCTGCAACTTCGCCTGCACTTATTGTGTGGATGAGGATTCTCGTCTTGTTGAAAAAAAAGAAATCTTACAAGTCGAGGAATGGATTCGTTTGGTATCCGAACTTCATTCTTTTTTAAATTTAAAAAAGGTCCGTCTTACCGGCGGAGAACCCACTCTGTATCCGGGTTTGAACAGTCTCGTCAAAAAGTTAAAGGACATCGGTATACCCGAGGTTTCGTTGACCACGAACGGTTCTAATCTTTCCAAACAGGCATTTGATTTAAAAAAAGCGGGTTTGGATTCGGTCAATATCTCTTTGGATGGAATTACTCCTGAATCTTTTCATACCATGAGTCGAAGGTCCGCTTTCAAACAAACGTTAAGCGGAATTGACATAGCCGTTTCTTCCGGATTGAATGTAAGAATCAATTGTACTCTTGTCCGCGAAAAAAACGAAGATCAGATCATTCCAATTCTTGAATATTCTTGGAACAAGGGAGTTCTTCCGAGATTTTTAGAACTTATGAAAATGGGTTATCTGCAAAAGACGAATGAGATACCGATTCTTACACAAGACGAAATTCTAAATCGGATCGAATCCGAATACGGAACTTTGATTCCTCAGGTTCGAAAAATTTCCTCCACTGCCAACTATTGGAATACTTCGGAAGGAAATTCGTTTGGAATTATCGCGAACGAATCCGCTCCTTTTTGTAAGGATTGCGATCGACTTCGTTTGGATAGTCAGGGAAATCTTTATGGCTGTCTGAGTTCCGCGACCGGATTTCCGCTTTTTCAACTGCGTGAACAAGGAATTGATATGGAACAAGTTCTGATTCTGGCCTTGCGTCAGAAACAGGAAGTTCGATTTAAAGGAAGCGATCTGACTATGATGGCGATAGGAGGTTGA
- a CDS encoding MoaD/ThiS family protein, producing MDIPVKTFGILKDHFQSDFVLNLERPVRVLDVVEAMRKKKPETGNILDVSLWAVQDKMVSADRIVAEGETVLILPPLSGG from the coding sequence ATGGATATCCCCGTAAAAACATTTGGAATTTTAAAAGATCATTTTCAGTCTGACTTTGTTCTGAATTTGGAAAGACCTGTACGTGTATTGGATGTGGTTGAAGCGATGAGAAAGAAAAAACCGGAAACCGGCAACATTCTGGACGTTTCTCTTTGGGCGGTTCAGGACAAGATGGTAAGCGCCGATCGTATCGTTGCGGAAGGGGAAACGGTTTTGATTCTTCCCCCTTTGAGCGGAGGTTGA
- a CDS encoding molybdenum cofactor biosynthesis protein MoaE has translation MYLQEEPLDLSFLLSQGHDPSCGAIVLFSGEPRDSNSNKQVIHLFYEAYAPMAETMIGKILEDATNAFHLKKAICIHRTGIVYPEESSVCVITASPHRKEAYEANRYIIDRVKHEVPIWKKEFYSDDTSEWTLNCAGCATGAVGHERYTPLKAHS, from the coding sequence ATGTATCTTCAAGAAGAGCCGCTCGATCTGAGTTTTTTGCTGTCTCAAGGACACGATCCGTCCTGCGGCGCGATCGTGCTATTTAGCGGAGAACCCCGGGATTCGAATTCCAATAAACAAGTCATTCATCTTTTTTACGAAGCGTATGCCCCAATGGCGGAAACAATGATCGGTAAAATTTTAGAGGACGCGACGAACGCGTTTCATCTCAAAAAAGCGATCTGTATTCATAGAACCGGAATTGTATATCCGGAAGAATCATCCGTCTGTGTGATCACCGCTTCTCCTCATAGAAAAGAAGCATACGAAGCAAATCGTTATATTATCGATCGTGTCAAACACGAGGTTCCGATTTGGAAAAAAGAATTTTACTCGGATGATACTTCAGAATGGACTCTGAATTGCGCCGGATGCGCGACCGGTGCGGTAGGACATGAACGTTATACTCCTTTGAAGGCTCATTCATGA
- a CDS encoding molybdenum cofactor guanylyltransferase, with protein MNKKELVGLILCGGHSNRMGTDKGLILFQGDPWVNHRIRTLKSYTNRCLISIRKEQIASYKAVVPDLELVEDIYQNVGPVSGILSAHNRFPKADFLVLACDMPVSDSSIFSELLTAYLCKPGKRSYAWKSERHIEPFPSIYTAELLSEVSFNINRFDSQKSPKRILEESDGHWLNVRSDTKNAFLNYNTLSDLQLG; from the coding sequence ATGAATAAAAAGGAACTGGTCGGTCTGATCCTTTGCGGAGGACATTCTAATAGGATGGGAACGGACAAGGGACTGATTCTTTTTCAGGGAGATCCTTGGGTCAATCATAGAATTCGAACTTTAAAATCTTATACGAATCGTTGTTTGATCTCCATCCGAAAGGAACAGATCGCTTCTTATAAAGCGGTCGTTCCGGATCTAGAGTTGGTCGAAGACATCTACCAAAATGTCGGACCGGTTTCGGGAATCCTTTCCGCTCACAATCGATTTCCGAAAGCTGACTTTCTTGTTTTGGCATGCGATATGCCCGTTTCCGATTCGTCGATTTTTTCCGAACTTTTGACCGCTTATTTGTGTAAACCCGGAAAACGAAGTTATGCGTGGAAATCAGAAAGGCATATCGAACCCTTTCCGTCGATTTACACCGCGGAATTGTTATCCGAAGTGAGTTTTAATATAAATCGATTCGATTCCCAAAAATCACCCAAACGAATCTTGGAAGAATCGGACGGCCATTGGCTGAATGTTCGCTCTGATACTAAAAACGCATTCTTAAATTATAATACTCTTTCGGATTTACAGTTAGGATGA
- the moaCB gene encoding bifunctional molybdenum cofactor biosynthesis protein MoaC/MoaB, with the protein MIDITEKRISLRSAVAEGFVYCNAETVKRIRENTLPKGDLFGIAKASGLLASKKTSDLIPHCHPVNIDSFDLTFEVIETGVKIIASGKSIGKTGIEMEVLTGLSLAALTIYDLLKPIDKQLEISSIRLIEKKGGKSEMNILKFTENAKATVLVCSDSTFAGKREDSSGKTIESILKDSNVEIADYAVVPDEPEEIRKKIRSWVDLGIDLIVTTGGTGLGPRDNTTDTVRALLDQEIPGIAEAMRSFGQDRTPYAMLSRSLAGRIKKTLVVCVPGSSNGARESLKAIFPAIFHAKKMMRGEGH; encoded by the coding sequence ATGATCGATATTACGGAAAAAAGAATCAGTCTCCGATCAGCGGTGGCGGAAGGATTTGTATATTGTAATGCGGAAACCGTAAAAAGAATTCGTGAGAACACGCTTCCCAAAGGAGATCTTTTCGGAATCGCCAAAGCGAGCGGACTTCTTGCTTCTAAAAAAACTTCGGATTTGATTCCTCATTGTCACCCTGTCAATATCGATTCTTTTGATCTTACTTTTGAAGTGATCGAAACAGGAGTGAAGATCATCGCTTCGGGTAAGTCCATCGGAAAAACGGGAATTGAAATGGAAGTGTTGACCGGTTTGAGTTTAGCCGCTCTTACGATTTACGATCTTTTAAAACCGATCGATAAACAACTCGAAATTTCCTCGATTCGTCTGATTGAAAAAAAAGGCGGAAAGAGCGAAATGAATATCCTAAAATTTACGGAGAACGCCAAGGCGACCGTTTTGGTTTGTTCCGATTCCACCTTTGCGGGAAAACGAGAGGACAGCTCCGGTAAAACGATCGAATCTATTTTAAAAGATTCTAATGTAGAAATCGCGGATTATGCTGTCGTTCCGGACGAGCCCGAGGAAATCCGAAAAAAAATTCGGTCTTGGGTTGATTTAGGAATCGATCTGATCGTCACAACGGGCGGAACCGGTTTGGGACCGAGGGACAATACAACGGATACTGTCCGCGCTCTTTTGGATCAAGAGATACCGGGAATTGCGGAAGCGATGCGCTCCTTCGGTCAGGATCGAACTCCATACGCGATGCTTTCGCGTTCTCTTGCGGGGAGAATCAAAAAAACTCTCGTGGTTTGTGTGCCAGGAAGTTCAAACGGAGCAAGGGAAAGCTTGAAGGCAATTTTTCCCGCCATCTTTCATGCAAAAAAAATGATGCGCGGTGAAGGTCATTGA